One Haloarchaeobius amylolyticus genomic window, CGGCCATCGTCGGGTTCCTGACCGAACTGATGGACGAGATAGAGACGAACCCGCTGGTGCGCCGGCTGCTCGTCGAGCCACAGGAGCTGCAGATGCTCCGGGACTACCACACCGAGGAGGACCTGCGCGAGGACCGCGAGGAGTCCCTGGCGTACTTCCTGCCATACGTCGAGGCGTGGTACGAGGCGGGCGAGGTCGAGGGCCCGAACCCGAAGGTCGTCGCGAACGCCATCCGGTCCGTGTCGTTTCTCACCCTGCACCAGGAGGACATCGGGGCGGACCTCTACCCGGAGACGCGCGATCTGGTGATTCGGGCGGTGGCGAGGGGGTTGACCGAGTAGTCGTGGCGGCCTCGGCGGCCACTCCGACGCGTCCTCACTCCAGCTCGTCCACGAGGTCTGCCCCGACGCCGACGTAACCCTCCGGCGTCAGCGCCTTCAGCTCCTCGCGCACGTCCTCGCTGACGTCGAGGTCGTCGAAGAGGTCGTAGAAGTCCTCGATGGTGACGCGCTTGCCCCGGGTGAGTTCCTTCACGCGCTCGTAGGCCGCCGTGTCGCCCTCTCGCCGGAGGATGGTCTGCACCGCTTCCCCGATGATTTCCGGCGTCTCGTGCAGGTCCTCGCGCATGACCTGCTCGTTCGGGACGACCTTCCCGAGCCCGTTCTGGGCCTTGGTGTAGCCGATGAGGCAGTGCGCGAAGGCGGCGCCGATGTTGCGCTTGACCGTCGAATCGGAGAGGTCGCGCTGGAGGCGCGAGGTCGTGACGTAGTCCGCGAGGAAGGTGAGGTCGGCGTTCGCCTTCGAGAGGTTGCCCTCGCTGTTCTCGAAGTCGATGGGGTTGACCTTGTGCGGCATGGTCGAGGAGCCGGTCTCGCCCTCGACGGCCTCCTGCCCGAGGTAGCGCTTCGAGACGTAGAGCCACATGTCGCGGTCCATGTCGAGCAGGACGTTGTTGACGCCGCGGGCCGCGTCGAACACCTCGGCGAGGTCGTCACAGGGGTTGACCTGCGTGGTGACCGGGGAGAACGAGAGGCCCAGGTCGGTGACGAACTCGCGGGCGAAGGCGCGCCAGTCCACGTCGGGATAGGCCGCGACGTGGGCGGCGTAGGTGCCGGAGGCACCGCCGAGCTTGCCGGCGAGGGAGTCCACGGCGCCCGCCAGCCGGGCCCGGGTCCGACCGAGCCGGGCCGCGTACACCGCGACCTCCTTGCCCCAGGTCGTCGGCGTCGCGGGCTGGCCGTGGGTGTGTGCGAGCATCGGCAGGTCGCGGTACTCCCGGGCCATCTCGGTGAGCTGGTCCACGAGGGCGTCGAGTTCGGGGAGCAGGACCTCCTCGACCGCGCCCGAGACGAGCAGGCGGTGTGCGAGGTTGTTCACGTCCTCGCTGGTGAGCCCGAAGTGGATCCACTGGGCGGCGTCGAGGCCCTCCGGCAGGTTCAGGCGGACGTAGTACTCCACCGCCTTCACGTCGTGGTTCGTGGCGCTGAACTCGCCGTAGCCGTCGGTCTCGATGGTCTTCACGAGGTCAGCGTCCTCCTCGTCCCAGTCCTCGTAGAGCGAGCGCAACTCGGCGCGCTGCTCGGCGTCGATGGACAGCGGTGTCGCGTCGAGGTCGGCGAGCGCGACGAGGTACTCGACCTCGACCTGCACGCGAGCGCGCATCAGCGCGGACTCGCTGGCGTAGGGTGCGAGGGGTCGGGTGCGACCGGCGTAGCGGCCGTCGAGCGGCGAGACGGCAGAGAGCGGATTCGGCATGGACGACACTGCCGGGGCGGGTCGCAAAAGCCTGTCGGAACAATCCGCGTTCGTGCACAGGACGGCCGCAATCTGGCCTGCGATTCGGCAAAATATGCAGGCCCGTGCATACTTCTTCGCTCGCAACCGCAACTACTTTCCTGCATGCACCACGCCGTTCTCGTATGACACGCATCGCCGGCCTCGCCGGGAACCGCGGTCGCAATCTCCTGCACATCGACGACCTCACACCGGGCGGCGCGGAGCTCGCCGTCGTCCTGACGAACGACGAGGACGCCCCGGTCCTCGCCGACGCCGCAGAGCGCGGCATCGCCACCGAGGCGGTCCCGAAGACGGAGGGCGAGAGCCGACGCGAGCACGAGGCGCGCGTGGTCGACGCCCTCTCGGAATACGACTTCGACCTCGTCTGCCTCGACGGCTACATGCGCGTGCTCTCGGAGACCTTCCTCGACGAGATGCCCCTGACGCTGAACGTCCACCCGAGCCTGCTCCCGTCGTTCCCCGGCATGGACGCCTGGGGCGACGCGCTCGACGCGGGCGTCAAGACCGTCGGCTGTACGGTCCACGCCGTGACGAACGCGGTGGACGAAGAGGGGAACGTCGTCGCCGGCGAGGTCGACGGCGGCCCCATCGTCACGCAGGAACCCGTCCCCGTCTACGAGGGCGACGACAGAGATTCGCTCAAGGAGCGCGTGCTCTACGAGGGCGAGTTCAAGGCGTACCCCCGCGCAGTCAAGTGGTTCGCCGAGGACCGCCTCACCGTCGACTGGGACACCAACGAGGTCTCCGTCGAGGGCGACGAGGCCGCCGACCTGCCCCAGCGCCGGGTCGTCACCGAGGACCGCCACGCCGACCTCCGCTACGGCGAGAACCCCCACCAGGACGCCGCCTTGTATGCAGATAACACCTGCGAGGAGGCAAGCGTCGTCCACGCCGAGCAGCTCAACGAGGGCGCGAAGGCACTCAGCTACAACAACTACAACGACGCCGACGGCGCCCTGAACCTCATCAAGGAGTTCGACGAACCCGCCGCCGCCGTCATCAAG contains:
- the purB gene encoding adenylosuccinate lyase encodes the protein MPNPLSAVSPLDGRYAGRTRPLAPYASESALMRARVQVEVEYLVALADLDATPLSIDAEQRAELRSLYEDWDEEDADLVKTIETDGYGEFSATNHDVKAVEYYVRLNLPEGLDAAQWIHFGLTSEDVNNLAHRLLVSGAVEEVLLPELDALVDQLTEMAREYRDLPMLAHTHGQPATPTTWGKEVAVYAARLGRTRARLAGAVDSLAGKLGGASGTYAAHVAAYPDVDWRAFAREFVTDLGLSFSPVTTQVNPCDDLAEVFDAARGVNNVLLDMDRDMWLYVSKRYLGQEAVEGETGSSTMPHKVNPIDFENSEGNLSKANADLTFLADYVTTSRLQRDLSDSTVKRNIGAAFAHCLIGYTKAQNGLGKVVPNEQVMREDLHETPEIIGEAVQTILRREGDTAAYERVKELTRGKRVTIEDFYDLFDDLDVSEDVREELKALTPEGYVGVGADLVDELE
- the purH gene encoding bifunctional phosphoribosylaminoimidazolecarboxamide formyltransferase/IMP cyclohydrolase codes for the protein MTRIAGLAGNRGRNLLHIDDLTPGGAELAVVLTNDEDAPVLADAAERGIATEAVPKTEGESRREHEARVVDALSEYDFDLVCLDGYMRVLSETFLDEMPLTLNVHPSLLPSFPGMDAWGDALDAGVKTVGCTVHAVTNAVDEEGNVVAGEVDGGPIVTQEPVPVYEGDDRDSLKERVLYEGEFKAYPRAVKWFAEDRLTVDWDTNEVSVEGDEAADLPQRRVVTEDRHADLRYGENPHQDAALYADNTCEEASVVHAEQLNEGAKALSYNNYNDADGALNLIKEFDEPAAAVIKHTNPAGCATADTLSEAYADALATDAKSAFGGIVALNRECDAETAELITDSFKEVVVAPGYTDEALDTLTEKKNLRVLDVGPLGAVTETFTSKELVGGRLVQERDLDEVTRDDLEVVTEREPTEEEIESMLFAWKVQKHVKSNGIVFAKDTETVGLGVGQVSRVDAVEIAAMKAERDAEGKSADGAVMGSDAFFPFPDAVEKAAEAGVEAVIQPGGSKNDDKVIAAADELGMTMVMTGTRCFRHD
- a CDS encoding TetR/AcrR family transcriptional regulator, translating into MSGGFSDAERERIRERLVAEGRELFSHYGLKKTTIADLTDPVGIATSTFYQFFDSKEALYVEILEREGEEMLPRIIAPFEEHDDPEAAIVGFLTELMDEIETNPLVRRLLVEPQELQMLRDYHTEEDLREDREESLAYFLPYVEAWYEAGEVEGPNPKVVANAIRSVSFLTLHQEDIGADLYPETRDLVIRAVARGLTE